The Desulfobacteraceae bacterium DNA segment TTCTGGACGCCAGTCCGGTCTGGGACTGCCGCCTTACGGGGATTGCCGCGCTCCACCACCAGGACGCGGAAGGCCAGTGGCGCCCCAAGTGGCGCCCGTGGCCCGGTGAGGAGGTCTTGATCGGCGTATCCCGTCCGCCGCCTGTGGCCGGCCGCCAGGTGACCCTGGATGCCGTCCGGCTGGAGTGGACCCCGGGCGACCGCCTGGACCGATCCCAGCTAGTGGTCCAGCTCCGATCCAGCCGCGGCGGTCAGCATGCGCTGCAACTGCCCCAAAACGCCGAGCTGCAGCAGGTCAGCATCGACGGCCGGAGCCTGCCGCTTGCGGCAGCCGACGGAAAGCTGCTCGTGCCCCTGCGGCCGGGGGCTCAGACGGTGAGTGTGGCCTGGCACCAGGCGGGGGGCGCGCACCTGCTGCAGCGCACCCCGGCGGTGGCCATCGGTGATGCGGCCGTCAACGCCGCGGTCACGATCCATCTGCCGCACAACCGCTGGCTGCTCTGGGCCGCTGGGCCGCGCCTGGGGCCGGCGGTTCTCTTCTGGAGCTACCTGGCGGTGGTGGTGCTGCTGGCGGCCGCCTTGGGGCGCTGTCCTCTGACGCCGCTTAAAACCCGGGACTGGGTCCTGCTGTTCATCGGTCTGACCCAGGTGCCGGTACCGGTTGCCATCACCGTCGCCGGCTGGCTGATGGTTCTCGGCATCCGGGCGAAACTCGCACCCCCGGCCAACTGGGCGGCCTTCAATGGCTTGCAGTTGGGGCTGGTTGGCTGGACCGCACTGGCCCTGGGCGGCCTTTACCTGGCGGTTCAAAACGGCCTGCTGGGAATTCCGGCGATGCAGGTCGCCGGCAATTTTTCCAGCATGTACGAACTCAACTGGTATCAAGACCGCATCGGCACCCGGATGCCGGAGGCCTGGGTCCTGTCGCTGCCCCTGTGGGTCTATCGCCTGTTGATGCTGCTGTGGTCGTTGTGGCTGGCGTTCAGTCTGCTGCGGTGGCTGCGCTGGGGGTGGTCCTGCTGGAGCACGGGCGGGTGGTGGCGCAAGCGGTCGCCGCGCAAACCCGCGGCGGCGGCCAAACCGGAATAAGGCCAACGGTGGGGGCCGGGCCCCCACCGGGGTAGACGGGCAGGCTAATCGAGCTTCTCGAAAAACTCCTTCTCCGCGCCGCATTTGGGGCAGACCCAACCGTCGGGCAGATCTTCGAAAGCGGTTCCCGGGGGGATATTGTTTTCATGGTCCCCCTCGGCGGGGTCGTAGACATACCCGCAGGGGCATTCCCACTTGCTCATGGTGCATCCTCCTCTTGAAGTAGATGTTCAAAGGCGCCGTGCCACGCACAGGTATTGCAAAAGGTTTCCGTCCTGGGTTGAATTTGCGGGGCCGCGGAGGCGGGCAGGGCGGGATCGAAACAGATCTCGCCGCCACGGCATTCGAATTCGTGGCATTCAAATTCATCGTCCGGGTCTTTGACGTAGAAGCGGTTGGATCCGCAGATGGGGCACTTGGAATCGGTCATGGGAGTTGCTCCCGCGGCCGGACTCCTTGAAAACCGGCCGCTGGTTGAAATAGGCAGCTTCAATCCACCCGGAAAAACGCCTTCTTGGCGGCCTTGCATACCGGACAGACCTCGGGAGGCTCGTTTTCACAGGTGAAGCCGCAAACCGAACAGACGTAGTAGCATTCCACCGCCGCCGGCTTTTCCAGGGAGTCGAGGGCCTTCTGGTAGAGCGTTGCATGCACCTTCTCGACTTCATTGGCATAGGTGAAGGTGCGCACCGCTGCCTTGTTGCCCTCGGCCTCGGCCGCGGCGATCATGTCCGGGTACATGCTCTTGAATTCGTGGGTCTCGCCGGCAATCGCCTCCTTCAGGTTGTCAGCGGTGGACTTGACGGCGCCCAGGGTTTTCAGGTGCGTATGGGCATGCACGGTTTCGGCCTCGGCCGCAGCCCGAAAGAGCTTGGCGACCTGGGGGAAGCCTTCCTTGTCGGCTTTCTTGGCGAAGGCCAGGTAGCGCCGGTTGGCCTGGGATTCACCTGCAAAGGCATCCATCAGATTCTGTTCGGTCTGGCTCATCTCAAACTCCTTTCTCGGGGGTGATCGTTCGGGGTAGTGTGCTGTCAGATCTACCAAGATTCGTGCCAGTATGGAAACTTTTTTTAATGGGAAACAAAACCCAACCAAATCATTTTGTTGACTGGCCTTGGGGGCGCCGGGGGACGCCGGGTGCGGGTTGAGACAGACCCTGCCGCCGGGGCGCCCCAAAGGGCGGCCAAAAAAGCCCCAGCCGGCGGGTTAGCCGAAGGCTGAAGGTGTTTCAATAATCCGATTAGAACAGAATTGACCCAATACAGGTGAGACGCTATCGGCCCATCCGGCGCCCGGCCCCGGAAAGCGATGGCTGCAATCTGCCACTTTTGGAGAGCCCTCAAATATGCTATGAAAGGCGCAATTCGCTCCGCACCCCAGGGTGCGGAAAAACTCCCGAATACCCATCAATCCGCATCACCCCGCCTCGCGGTCCTCAAGACCGGCAGTTTCCGGCGGATCATGCCCTGGAGGTACCCATGCAGACGTCCCCCCGAACCATCGGCCCCCTGCAGGAGGTCAAGCTCAGCCTGGAAGCCGGCATCACTGCCGACAGCGTGGCGCTGACCCCCCAGCCGATAACCTACGATTTTATCTTCGGCCTTGGCGCCGAGGGCCTGGTTCCTTTCGAGCGCGCCCTGATCGATCGCCGGGTCGGCGAACAGATCAGCCTGCGCCTGGACCCCCGCGCCCTGCAGGCCACCTTCGAGCACCTGCCGCTGCCGGGGATTCTGCTGCCCGCCCAGGCCGCCGACCTTTTCCTGCGGGTGACGGTCCTTGCGGTGGCTCCGGCCGACCAGCGCGAGGTCATCCGGCAGTTGGCCCGGCGCAGTGCCTGTGGCGGCGACTGCGGCTGCGGCTGCGGGGGGCATTGAGGTGACCGCCGCTGCTGCGGCCCGCCCCCGCCGCGGGCCTGTTTCGCAGCCCCGGCGGACCGGGGCCGGCGCCGCCATGCCAACCGAGGAGTCGCCATGACGCTGCTGGTTGCGCTTTATTGTGCGACAGCGCTGATTCTCACCCTCTACGGCATCAACTGTCATATCATGACGGCGCTGTTCCGGCGCGCGGCCCATCGCCGGCGCCGGGAAGATGCCCGACTGCTGGAGGCCTTTTACGGGGGGCGGGACCCCGCGGCCGGATGCGCCGCGGCGGCCGAACGCCTTCCGGTGGTGACCACCCAGCTGCCGATTTACAATGAACGCAACGTCGTCGAACGGCTGATCGCGGCCGTCGCCGCCATGCACTATCCTACCGGACGCCACGAGATCCAGCTGCTGGACGACTCCAGTGATGACACCCGGGAACTGGTGGCGCGCAAAGTGGCCGAGTTGCGGGCGCGCGGGGTTGACATCGTCCACCTGACGCGCGCCACCCGGGAGGGGTTCAAGGCCGGCGCCCTGCGGGAGGGGCTGGCCTGTTCCCGGGGGGAGCTGACGGCCATCTTTGACGCCGATTTCGTGCCCCCGCGGGATTTCCTGCTGCGCGCGGTGCCTTTTTTCATGAGGGACTCCGCCTTGGGAATGGTCCAGGCCCGCTGGGGGCACCTCAACCAGCGCCAGAGCCTGCTGACCCGGCTGCAGGCCGTGGGCGTCAACGGCCATTTCATGATCGAGC contains these protein-coding regions:
- a CDS encoding rubredoxin; translated protein: MSKWECPCGYVYDPAEGDHENNIPPGTAFEDLPDGWVCPKCGAEKEFFEKLD
- a CDS encoding rubrerythrin family protein yields the protein MSQTEQNLMDAFAGESQANRRYLAFAKKADKEGFPQVAKLFRAAAEAETVHAHTHLKTLGAVKSTADNLKEAIAGETHEFKSMYPDMIAAAEAEGNKAAVRTFTYANEVEKVHATLYQKALDSLEKPAAVECYYVCSVCGFTCENEPPEVCPVCKAAKKAFFRVD